Genomic window (Pectinophora gossypiella chromosome 5, ilPecGoss1.1, whole genome shotgun sequence):
agcgcagctcttaaataaagagagaacaAAAGAACAAACATGAGTAGGTAAACagcattttattaaaaaaattgacTATGAGAATTGACTATGTTGTTGGTGGCTCAACCGAGGAGGGAGGCCACGACGCCGGGGGGTACAGCACCGCCGGGGCCCTGCTCGATCTGAGGCTGGAAGCCATTCTCGTCGGCGATGTAGTTGACGGTGTAGGTGACGCCATCAGGACCCACCCACGAGTACGATCCCCTCATCACAATGCCTTCGTCATCAGTCCCCACGTTCTTCAGCTCCCCTTGCTCGTTGCGCTTGTTACCGTCAGACTGCTCGTAACTGGAATCAAAGATGATATCAGTTATGTACTCGTATTGTTAACTGGAATCAAAGATGATATCAGTTATGTACTCGTGTGATTATTAaaattctcttcttctatcgtgtgggttatgaggtggtgtatcaacctcatcaaccccagggtttatgaggttgcccagggctctatagtaaccctgacacctgacaccggtgtcagagttactatagagccaccaaagacccctgacatggctcatgtaacgactactcgtcatttatacccaaacataaagataaaagatgtagagcatataaccttctaatttcatggattattaaaattgatttcatcttatttgaataaattggaTAAAAGTCTATTAAACAGGTAAGTTCCAGCGAGAATTTCAATTTAAGGAAGATATACAAACAGATAAATataactcacgcccataatctaTCAGGATGGTAAGCCACATTAGCACTATTTATCATTTGATTTCTATCACATTCGACGGAATGTGACGCGGAAAGCATTTTTTTGTTACTTAACTTTTCACGCaagtaaacaaaattattatgcttaaatATTCGTAGTATCAATCGTAATTTCGATAGTTTTCTTTTGCCCCGGATATCATCATATTGTCAGAATGCTGGTTAGCGACTTACCACGACAGTCTCCCGGTAATTGATACGAGTTACAATTCTTATCAAACCAATGACAACTATAACAAAAGCGATGGCGTTGTGTTATATGTCAACAAATCTCTCTCGTTCTCCGTTACCGAACCCAACTTTCCGGAGTGCAATTGTTTGCTACTAAAAATTGGTAACCGAACGGCGATACTCGCGATGTACCGACCACACTGCTTCAAAAAAAATGTGCCACTATTTTTGTCATCGTTACATAATAAACTTAAATCGATTTAATCTtttcaaaacataatattaGCCGGTGATATTAATATCGATATCAGACCGGACTCAAATGAAGAATTTTCAGATGAATACCTTAATCTATTGGCTTCATACAGCATGTTACCTACGTATAAATTGCTCACTAGGTAGGAGACATGTCTTGATCACTttgttttaaaatccaaaaaccCTAGCAATGCCTTTGTGATCCATTCAGCTGTCACTGACCATCATCCAATTTTACTGTGTTTAGACGCTCATCAATCTAACCGTACCCAGCGCTTTAACTCCAAATTAGATTATATTGGCTTGGATAATAGTATGCACTCTATGGATCTACAATCGGTTTTGTCTTCTTCCAACCCAAATCATGCAGCATTATTGTTCGTCAACCTTCTTATGCAAGCACTTGTAAAGAATACCAAAACTCTAAGATTATCACGCCGTGTCACTATTTTTAAACCCTGGATCGCGATAGGTCTCTTACGATGTATGCGAAATCGAGACAATATTCATTTAAAACTCAGATCGGACCCAAATAATACAACTCTTGCTTTAACTTACCGTGGATATCGTAATTTTTGTAACAACACACTTAAAAATCTAAAACGAGATTATCAAAAGAAACTAATAATTGAAGCGGGACGTAACAGTAAGAAATTGTGGGATATTATTAAAGACAATACCAATATAAAAAGGCAGTATGAGACTTCTTCCGAATTACTAAAATCTTTCAGTTGTCCTAAGGAATCTATTAACTCGGTAAACGAATATTTTGTAAATGTGGGTAAAACACTAGCAGAAAATATCAAATCTTCTAATCCTCACCCTCCTCCTGATATTTCTTTGGTATCAGCTACTCGCTCATCCTCGCTTGTGTTGTTTGACACGGATGAACAAGAGGTTGAGCGGTTAATTATGTCTCTGAAAACTAGCAATACTTCTGGCTGGGATGGTATTAGTTCAGCTTTTTTGAAGCGCTATATAAATATTCTTGTACCCCCGATTACTCACATTTGTAAACTAAGCCTATCACTTGTAGTGTTCCCTGATGTCTTTAAAAAGGCGGTAATTACTCCCATCTTCAAGTCTGGTCTCCGAACATCTGTCACCAACTACAGACCTATTTCAATTTTGCCTACTTAAATAAGAGACTCGTCTATTACCTGGAATCGAACTATATTCTCTCACCTCAACAATATGGATTCAGAACAAACAAATCCACTGATGGTGCAGTAGCTAATCTAATCGGACACTTGGATATTGGCAATACTCGTAAATGTGTCACCGTGTTTCTCGACCTTGCTAAGGCGTTTGACACGGTCGACCTTTCTCTTCTCCTGTCAAAGCTGGAACGCTTGGGAATCAGAGGCCTTCAGCTTAGGTTATTCAGAAGTTACCTTAGTAACCGTCTACAGTGTGCCAGGATTGGGGATTACGTGAGTAACTTTTTGCCAGTGACCTACGGTGTGCCTCAAGGCAGTATCCTTGGTCTTTCTCTATTTCTAGCGTTTATAAATGACCTGGGATATTTATCCTTGGCGAACAGTAGAATAATTACTTTGGCCTACGATGCGGCCTTAGTTTTAATGGGACTTCATGGATTGATGCTTTTAATTCAGCTCAAACCGGCCTAGATCATGTGATATGTTTGCTGAGAACGAATTTGCTAACCGTAAATGCAGAGAAAACTAAGTTCATGATGTTCGGCATGCGAAGCTCATCCTTCCCATATATAGTACCATCTCTTATCGCTCATTCCTGTTCTTCTGTCTGTAATACTTTTTGTTCTTGTCCCCTTTTGGAAAATGTAAGCACTTTTAAAtatctaggtacttatacatattGATGGAAAACTTAACTTTCAATCCCACATATACGTAAATACCATTTCAAGCCGTATTAGAAAATTAATTTTTATCTTTAAATCCCTCCGTCAAATAGcagattttaaaattataaaaatgttttatttcgcTGTTTGTCAATCTGTCATTTCGTATTGCATCACCTCTTGGGGTGGTGCACCTAAAACTActttaataaaattagaaaCCGCTCAAAGAGCAGTCTTAAAGGTTGCCACATTTAAGCCTTTCCTTTTCCCTACTAATGAACTTTTTAAAATTTGGGAAGTATTGTCCAATGTCCGTCAGAAAACTCTTTATCCTAAGCACAATATTGAGAAAACATGCCACAGTTAACTATGATCCCACTCTAATTCTTTGAAAAAGACGCCATGACATAGTCTGTGAAAACATACCATGAAAAACTGCCTTCGCAGTGTTTTTTTGGTTTCcttagtaattatttatataataaatgtaacaagATATACAATATTTTCCCATTAAATAACTACCGCTGTAAAATATGTGTCTCAGTGTGGCTCCTTGGCCTTACTTGGCCTATGATGATACGGAAAATCCGCTACTCGTTGAATCTTAATCATTGTTAtcattattttatctttgttttattattacgcATTAATACAATGAAACAACCATACTCTCACGTCCACTATAACAAACAcgctcactcacacacacattcatacacacacacacacacaaatacatacacacaaacacgttgaaatttattattttactgtcTTTAATTTTACTCTTTTACTGTATTATCTACCAGCTGCTCTGCAAATTTTTCATAATTGTAAAGTTAACTGTTTAATATCTAGAGGTGGAGACCTGGTATCCTAATGACAggttttacctagtttaggcaccAGCCTCTTCTCAAAAATTTTATGCACAAACCAAATGTCTTTTGTTATGGATtcttttttgtagaggaaataaactttttacttacttagaacatttatgaaacaaataaaagagaagatgcAGGTCGTGTCATATCAAGAGGTGaaagatttggcgggaagaagagaggaatggcaattactccaccgacaagagcgcagctcttaaataaagagagagagagagatcattTGAACCATCTCATATAAATGTGTAAGGCAGGAGAGTAGCCAATAAATCGGATATTCCTTTACAAAATAAAGTAAGGAGTAAACTTACGTGTAACTGTAGGTGCCAAGTCCATCGTTGTCGGATTCCAGGCGGATGAGTTGTATATCCTGATTGGGATTGGCACCCTGGGGAGCCGCCGCCACCACCGCCACTAAACCGAGAACCACCAACTGAAACCAACACGCACTGTTAAACACCACCCTCATACAAACTGCTATTAGATGTCCAGGTAACATCGCGACCCTTAGAAGGTACACTGCTGAGCGATCAGCTACGGATACGGCCATAGGTCGCCCCTTAACAACCAAAGGGGAAGATGTCCTATCATCCGAAACAAATTTTCACAATTCAAAAGTCCAAAAACTCATATTCCACAATACTGTATCCAAAGGGTTGTTTTACACTTTCACATCAAACACTTTTTATTCACACTTTTaccttaaatataataaaaattactaaccAGTTTCATGATTAGATTCACTTAAACGGTTTACCGTATCGTGTCAAGTCAAATTGTGCTTGCATGAGTTACCTTAACCCGTGTTTTATACTTTTCCGAATATCGCGTTACAACACACTTATTTGTTTGACGTACAAAAATATCTCGTTATAATGTTTTGTACATTATGTCCGAACACTCTTAGAAGGGGTGCTTCACATACTGCACTGGCCATTTTATACGATTCGTTGCAGATCCTGGACATCGGTTTATTTAAATCCGACAATTTCTACAATAATCAAATACCTAATTTGACGACTCCATTCCGCATATGATGTGAATTTGTTGATTACTTTAATGAAATGAATGTATACACTACGTTGTGACACtttgttatatataataattattaaaaagccTAAAATACTCTTAGTGTATTATACTAAGATTTAATTAGTTAACGTCCTACCTTCCTAGACAAGTATCTATACTAGCGACTTTAAACAGTCTACGAGGAACATGGACAAGTTTCTTAtataataaagttataatgaCGTTTATATCAACAATCatgagaaaatatttaaaacaataatagacTGAGAAACATGTAAGTAGTTAGTAAGTGAGCACTACAAAATTGCAACAaatttatcatattttgaaaGACGTTCTTATTTATGTTTCTTAGAGGGTTTCTAGTAAGCTGTACCTTAAACTTTTGAAAGCAAGATTACTAACAAAATAGGTTGACAGTTGACTAGgcataatataaacaaacagaACAAACACCAGTTCGGATGGAAAAGTTACAACTTATCAGTCTTCAATACACTTCGAAtcatgcggttggtaatccatctcataacccacacgatagaagattcgGAATTATCATTGGTCATGTAAGTTGTAGGAGCCAAGAGCGGTGGAACAATATTGTCACTCAGTGGGTATCTCAGGATCGATATCGAAAATGAGGTAGACCacaaaaagatggcgcgacgatcTTGATGCCTACCGGACAGATTGCCGAAAACCGTGTAGAGTGGAAGGATGATGAggaggcctttacccagcagATAGATTGATACACCGTAATCTTAACAGATTACCAGCCTATCGCACAAACAAATAGTCCATCATAATGATTACAAAGGGCTTAATCTCTAAGTTGATTTTTATGATAATCATATCATAAAACAAacgcaaaaaaatcaaaaacaaaaataatcataGCGTTTAGTTATCAAACTAAACGCTTTGTCaggattcatttatttattattttagagaAGATTACTGTTAATAAATAGATCAGACTCtagattcatgtttggataaatgattatcacgtgctcagcgttgaaggaaaacatcgtgaggaaacccacattcccgagaaatacatttttggaagtatgtgacctaacctgtattgagctggttttcccttcgcgggttggaaggtcagacaggcagtcgcttctgtaaaaaaccggacgtgtcaaatcttcaagtaagGTAAGCGGGTCCTGTTACAAAAAGGGATAATGCTTGGAGGAGAAGTGAGTGATCCTTATTCAGCAATATACGTACACATAAAAGACTTGAAAAAACGAAACTCAATCGTCTTATGCCCGTAGTATATGGACATCGCCTATAACGACGCTACACGGCGAAGGCAACCCGCACATCATCAGAGGACATGATGATGACTTTCGCAACAACTCTTTTAATTATATGTGCGTTTAGCATTTGATAACCGCTTTGTTTGATTGATGGCAATTAAACATTTTGTTGGGACCGTTCAAACCTTGTTTTGATCTTTtgaaattaattttcaattataatcctctTATTTCTCAGTCTGTTGAACTTGAAGACAAATGTTTGTTCATTTGGACGTGTGTTGTGATTCAGTTAACACGTATAGAGATTACATATGCAAATCTTACGAGTATTTCAATCTCTTTTTATAACACAATGTCATAAAATTGATTAACCATTTTACGAGCTAATGCGATGATTAGCATACTTGAACCGTGTATATTGCCTAAGGTTAGGTTAAGGGTTAGGCTCTCTGATCCTTATACTTATATCTGATTTATGACTTTTACGAAATCATATATTTTGATGCTTCTTGTGCTTCttgcaattaaaataaaactgtaatTGTTGTGCTTTTGGAAATTATACACTAAGTAGTAGGACTCTTGTATTTGTCTGTAGATCTAGTACTGTGGatgttaaataacaattttatctcGTTCGTTTTAATTCTTCCTCTTGTGTTATAAGCAAAATCATATCTCCACGTATATTATATCTATATCTTCACGctgaattattaatatatttatatattacattGTCAATACACTATAAACGATATTTTTGCTGAACTTGTAGTTTCTAAAACAGTCATCTCCTATTACGAAGGATATCGAGTCCTTTTTCGTATTTTGGAGTACTTATGTTATTCAATCCTaatcaaaaatattgttaaaaaacaataaataaatgcctATTTTTACAGTATTCCCGATATGTATTTTTGCTTGTATAGTTGCAAAAATACATATCGCGAAAATAATccttatttacttaatattctAATCACTCAAACAAGGTTGACTGTGACCTTCCACGATATGAGCATCCTAACAGTGATTATTTTCTCATGACATCTGACCCTAATGGCACGAGGATCCCCAATACAGTCACCGCCTGACCTTTGTAGCATCTTCGTAAAAAATTTCATAATAAGTTTATATTTCGTGTATGTACTctctataataaaaatatttacgttgCAACAAAATTATGCTAACTCGTCGGTTAATTTTGCAAGGCTGCAATCTAGTAATAGCTTTCAAATCGGTACAAACTTTTTGGTACTCAACGATTTtcatatacagtgttagtgagatcgtaacgaatactaaggggaatgattcaaaccatgattctgagttgatatcaagtgaaatttcctgtcagaaatttcatgtttttttttttgtttttttttattattttcagctccatacttttgcgacagagaattccacttgatatcaactcagaatcatggtctgaaacttACCTCAAACTTTCGTtatactaacaccctgtatgcggTAATCAGCCCATCGCCCGTAAATAATTTCCGTTTTGTTGGAAAGGGCTTTTACGGGAAAATAATTTAGTAAAACGCGTTCTTTAGTTCATTCTTACACTCTCTGTCCACCatattaaaaatcataacagaaataaactacttataaattcatttcctatttctattttcttacccacttaaataatacaatagtttTATGTCTTTTAGTtgtgtttaattttataaatttgttaaaaaaagataaagatttttttctctctttctaTTATACTTGTATTGAAGGCAAAAgcttacctaattatttttataacatgatGCGATTATTGTTTACGTCGTCGTAACCAGGAAGTGCATTCTTCATTTTGTAGTTCTGTCAAGGAAAACCGCTAAcattaaaaatctaaatatcAATACAATCAATAATAATGCTAAGTACTAAGCAGAATTTGCATTAAAAGTCTTcgtattatatatattaatgcgaAACTATCAGAcatagtaattaagtactaaaGTCCGACGGCAGGagtttattacttaattactatGTCTGAAAATATAACCTGGAACTAAATTCCTGCCGTCAAAAGAATgcgcatttgacatttaacagATTGACAGAACTAGGGATGGGCATTAAGCTCAAAATATTTTCATCGTAATGTGTTCGCCGCTTCAAAGATATCCCGAATATCGAATCACCAGCTGTGAAATGCGCATTCTCTTTACGGCAGGACTTTAGTTCCTCGTTATATTTTTTGGTAAGAACCCAATACACATCTGTAGTTATATAAGTCAAATAGTGCCTTAGGTTCAAGTTACAGATAATATAGCTAAATGTTTATAACAGAGCTCAAGAAATAAGAGCATTCAAGAAAAACCTcacagtaaaatataaaataggttaaaaaagagaaatgaaaacaataagtaaaagtctattttattttatgtttatttttaagaagtATTTATACATTTTCATTATTCACCGCATACATTAAAAATTTattctaattaattttattctcgAAGTTTAATAACTAGATTGACTAGGTTACACTGTATTAAAAACAGGAGCctcttctttcttttcttttggtgcaataaagtatgattgtattgaattgtattgtattgaccCTCAATAACTATATTTGTTACTAACAATACTTTGTGGGtactattatatttattcagttaACTTAAACTAGAAATCCTCCATACAAAAGTAAATAACATTTTGGGTACGTCACATAGGTAGTACTTATAGGGACGGGCAGAACCAAGTGTTCAAAAGATAATTTGCAGCCACATTTAATTCGTTTTCTTATGATGGATCTTCCACAGTATGAAGAGAGTATATAATGTGCAAACCAATAGATCACCCTATCACCTTGTAAGATGTAATATCCCCCCTACTATTGTAcatagttaagagtcttttgtaattatttctttttattttggtataataaagtatatttgtattctcACATAAAATTCTACAAAGCTGGTTTAAATTACATTCCCGCTATAATCTACTTTATGAAACAGTAAAATCTGAGGATAAAaattgcctatttctcccatcaggtgtcgctactgttgagtgttctaaaattttgaaaagttccacatactatttgagtaaagaaacataattattgtttttgttatatttttacactataaccctttgcgcagcgtttaactgcaaaatcataatgttatatttattccctaagtATCGAAAAGCAGAAAACGTAGAGAAACTTATATTCGATCaaaattgtcttttttttaactGCAACTCATCCTTCAGTAGtatagagaactgtcaaaatttaggaacaacGAACAATGCTGCCGCCATTAGAGTTTGCTCGTAAAACCATATATTAAAGAGAACCTCTATCTCTTCTGTTTTGCGTGTGAAACTATTCCAGTACATATCCTACTACATAGTCGAGATAAGTAATACCTACACGAAAAAAATAAAggctataagtacttatttaaaaaaaaaccgacttaaTGGTCTTCTTGTTTTTGTATCGTATGCAATCTAGGACAACCTATCACTAATGTTAGCATTGTTAGTAAGGTCATTTGTCACCTTGCACCATAACAGTGGCAAATATGCTTCTTTTGGCGCATCATTACCTAGAAGGTGCACATTGAAACTAGGTTTTCATATTTTTGAACGTAGATTGTAcactaaagtacctatttacttttaaatctaTATTAGTAGCCTCGAAGCGCAAAAATACCCGTATCGCTTCTACAGAAGTAGAAAAAGATTTATATTTGGTAGTATAGCTCATTACACACTATGTTTGCCCCATGCTGAATCGAAATTCTGCCGGCTAATGCGCCAAAGTTCCAACGTTTCTCGCTCTCTGTAAACATTCACTGCCCGTGACATAATAGCAAGTACGGGGGTAGCTCGAGGCGCAAGAGCAGGGGCTGAATGTGAATGTGGCATGTTTTCAACCAAGACTGGCGACAACAGGTCCAGGCACAGCGCCGCCTGGTCCTTGTTCTATCACAGGTCTGTATCCATTCTCGTCGGCAGTGTAGGTGACGATGTAGGTTACGCCATTGGGATCCACCCAGGAGTATCTCCCCCGCACCACCAGCGCCTCGTCATCACGACCCTGGTTCTTCACCTCGCCTTGCACCTGGTGTTGAGTACCGTCGGATTGCTCGAATCTGTAACCGAAATAGTTTTCTAGTATAGTCagtacacataatataatagtaGTCCCTTTACcaattacaaaatactttatctaATTCACTCTAGTACTATTGTTAACATAATAATCTCCGTTGAACTTGTtcgttgtaattatttttttcttcattgTGCCATTCTGCGCTAATGACAACTACTTAATGCTCCTTCGCGGCTAAAAGCCGCGGGATGGCGCCATTGTAGCacgatttgtttttaaaatacgaTCAGATTTACGCAATCGCTAACAATAGGGTTACTAATTACAAGAAATCGTCTTTATCATCTTAGGATTTCGCATCATAAGTGATAAGTTATGTGGTGATAATCTTGTTATAAGTAATTTGTGAGTCCTCATTAGCCATCGCAAAGCtcatcaatcaataataaagctctatctttatatacattatttaatatttacccGAATTGATATTTTCCAAGTCCATCGTTGTCGTTGAAGTATTTCAAAAGTTGCACATTTTGAGTTTGAGGTGCGGCGACGGCTAGCGTGACCAAACACAACGCGATgaactgtaaaattattaacaataaagTAATTCCCGGTCTGCTGGgagagatttctactagaaataagctggaCCGTTTGTCTGTGGTTTTTGTattctgttctgtgtacaataaaactgttaaataaatgaataatactTCTCTTATGcgggttgtgagaccaatgaaccttatcaaccctgatgtcagggtaaCTGTTGGAAAAtatggttcggaaggcacgttaagccgttggtctcggttactaagtacctacttactgatggaagttaGTTCCATGTTAggaacctttggcggctcgatagtaaccctgataccaggtttGATGTGGTCGGtcaaccacctcacaacctacatgagAGAAGAAGGAGCGATATGGTTGACAGTGATATTAGACCATCAGGGCTCACCCACGAATACTTAGCTTCCTTTTACATCATCGACTATGTTCGTTCAGGTACTAGCTTTTTGTCTTCAATTTTAACACAAGTACGTAAATTTACATGTAATAAAGTTACTAATAAAGTAATATATTCACTATACTATGTAAGCAATCTTGAAATAACCTATCCGTCTTCAAATAAATGTATTAACTCAACGTAATATTTTCATAACAAGAACTATAAAAGTTCACAAGTAAATGGGTAGTTGGTGGTATGTGAAATAGTAACTTTCGCAAAATCCACatgtttataataacatacat
Coding sequences:
- the LOC126366795 gene encoding endocuticle structural glycoprotein SgAbd-5-like isoform X1; this translates as MKLLVVLGLVAVVAAAPQGANPNQDIQLIRLESDNDGLGTYSYTYEQSDGNKRNEQGELKNVGTDDEGIVMRGSYSWVGPDGVTYTVNYIADENGFQPQIEQGPGGAVPPGVVASLLG
- the LOC126366946 gene encoding endocuticle structural protein SgAbd-6-like; the protein is MELTSIKQNTKTTDKRSSLFLVEISPSRPGITLLLIILQFIALCLVTLAVAAPQTQNVQLLKYFNDNDGLGKYQFGFEQSDGTQHQVQGEVKNQGRDDEALVVRGRYSWVDPNGVTYIVTYTADENGYRPVIEQGPGGAVPGPVVASLG